One region of Rana temporaria chromosome 9, aRanTem1.1, whole genome shotgun sequence genomic DNA includes:
- the LOC120913414 gene encoding uncharacterized protein LOC120913414 isoform X1, producing MAQNNIVSSANVAYSCTLTSSTSNTPAGEIDHASYMFVTENMGTSPVPNNPSCSRMSPSFFSPSERLKTSFETSFDSPNYVTPPSNHIFPTQISSTADSAIMQICGDLPDSYLTPASHLNLHFQEPLEPDMVSSCSDISDTISNRHLSSFWTKLENWPLDCNCSPRKSDNRMGMDVKCEICSGSVENKVRMHQDKQLCEQFLDSLSRMEDWLKITQMVASLQNPSRTLHNDAKLALRKYEDLLKEIREKLLDLETLNRKYWRITQISTKMLLPTTLRSRLQEVNHFWDCLQKEAETIYQTLKSKVQQREEFDTDQDDLKLSLTEMDMELSSVEYIYHGNSTEKIQQLKAFQEDVWNNMKRVEVLLERGDQLIYETDPQDAMALEEEMTELGSYCQEIFIRLSRLQKRLVSTKLVFEDDVLDSGFEHVSSGSSDVFLDLDFEDEAVPCLPIVPPAKACFAIDLEWDPTGDVGSSGSHDEISKSTPLKLSRRHKCSESSISTDSGVTNSKHRSQEDLLPVEEDLPAFIVTGGTVISEGFRRPKIDIQVQTIDNRVLCNDLPSLESGQLEVASYCDTPDSEHRTDNLLHTPRYDCTMSDQGAQVASNIQVTDHHIQHNIPGQRRRQGRKKKVTQTKEVKRKHQPARQDVSILMDISDDTASLKSHKSSCGCSGALWLSIKCLTFLSLVFLLLCGSLFIFPLCHTKCPSQRFSWTLMLSYVNGPPPT from the exons ATGgcccaaaataacattgtttctAGCGCCAATGTTGCCTATTCATGTACCCTTACTTCCAGCACTTCCAATACACCAGCTGGGGAAATTGACCATGCATCATATATGTTTGTAACGGAAAACATGGGCACTTCTCCAGTTCCAAACAATCCTAGCTGTTCTAGAATGTCTCCATCCTTTTTCTCACCTTCTGAACGTTTGAAAACTTCTTTTGAGACTTCCTTTGATTCCCCAAATTATGTCACTCCTCCTAGCAATCATATTTTTCCTACACAAATTAGTTCTACTGCAGATTCTGCAATCATGCAAATATGTGGTGATCTCCCAGATAGTTACTTAACTCCAGCCTCCCATCTGAACCTTCATTTTCAAGAGCCGCTTGAACCAGACATGGTTTCTTCCTGTTCTGACATATCCGACACCATTAGCAACAGACATTTGTCTTCTTTTTGGACCAAACTCGAAAACTGGCCCCTTGATTGTAATTGCTCCCCAAGAAAGTCTGACAACCGAATGGGAATGGACGTTAAATGTGAAATATGCAGTGGATCCGTGGAAAACAAGGTCCG TATGCATCAGGACAAACAACTGTGTGAACAATTCCTGGACTCCCTCTCACGGATGGAGGATTGGCTGAAGATCACACAGATGGTGGCCTCTCTTCAGAATCCTTCTCGAACCCTTCACAATGATGCCAAACTGGCATTAAGAAAATATGAG GATCTCCTCAAGGAAATTCGAGAGAAATTACTAGACCTGGAAACACTGAACAGGAAATATTGGAGAATCACACAGATTTCTACCAAAATGTTGCTTCCAACTACACTTCGAAGTAGACTGCAGGAGGTCAACCACTTCTGGGACTGTTTGCAGAAGGAGGCAGAGACCATCTATCAGACTTTGAAG TCCAAGGTCCAGCAAAGAGAGGAGTTTGATACAGATCAGGATGATCTGAAGCTGAGTCTGACTGAGATGGACATGGAACTTTCTAGTGTAGAGTATATCTACCATGGTAACTCAACTGAGAAAATCCAACAACTCAAG GCCTTCCAGGAAGATGTGTGGAATAACATGAAGCGTGTAGAGGTTCTCTTAGAGCGTGGAGATCAGCTCATATATGAAACCGATCCGCAAGATGCAATGGCCTTAGAGGAGGAGATGACAGAGCTGGGCTCCTACTGCCAGGAGATATTCATCCGCCTCTCTCGACTGCAGAAACGGCTTGTAAGCACCAAGCTG GTCTTTGAAGATGACGTTCTCGATAGTGGCTTTGAACATGTATCATCTGGGTCATCTGATGTGTTCTTGGACCTTGACTTTGAAGATGAGGCAGTTCCTTGTCTACCTATTGTTCCCCCTGCCAAAGCATGCTTTGCTATTGATCTAGAATGGGACCCAACAGGGGATGTTGGTAGCTCAGGGTCTCATGATGAGATCTCAAAATCTA CCCCACTAAAATTATCACGGAGGCATAAATGCTCTGAGAGTAGCATCAGTACTGACTCCGGGGTCACCAATTCCAAACATAGGAGCCAAGAAGACCTGTTGCCAGTGGAAGAAGATTTACCTGCCTTCATTGTTACTGGAGGCACGGTTATCTCAGAGGGATTTCGAAGACCTAAGATTGACATCCAAGTTCAAACAATAGATAACAGA GTTCTGTGCAATGATCTGCCAAGTTTGGAATCAGGACAGTTGGAAGTCGCCTCCTATTGTG ACACACCAGATTCGGAACACAGGACAGATAATCTCCTGCATACACCGAGATATGACTGCACGATGTCTGATCAGGGAGCACAAGTTGCTTCTAATATCCAGGTGACCGACCACCACATACAACACAACATCCCTGGGCAGAGGAGAAGACAGGGGAGGAAAAAGAAGGTGACTCAAACAAAA GAGGTTAAAAGGAAGCATCAGCCTGCAAGACAAGATGTGTCAATTCTCATGGACATTAG TGATGACACAGCCAGTTTGAAGTCTCACAAATCCTCCTGTGGATGTTCAGGTGCGCTCTGGCTTTCAATCAAATGTTTGACCTTTTTGTCCCTTGTGTTCCTCCTCCTGTGTGGATCACTATTCATCTTTCCTTTATGCCATACAAAATGTCCTTCACAACGATTTTCCTGGACTTTGATGCTTTCCTACGTTAATGGACCTCCACCCACATAA
- the LOC120913414 gene encoding nesprin-2-like isoform X2, which translates to MAQNNIVSSANVAYSCTLTSSTSNTPAGEIDHASYMFVTENMGTSPVPNNPSCSRMSPSFFSPSERLKTSFETSFDSPNYVTPPSNHIFPTQISSTADSAIMQICGDLPDSYLTPASHLNLHFQEPLEPDMVSSCSDISDTISNRHLSSFWTKLENWPLDCNCSPRKSDNRMGMDVKCEICSGSVENKVRMHQDKQLCEQFLDSLSRMEDWLKITQMVASLQNPSRTLHNDAKLALRKYEDLLKEIREKLLDLETLNRKYWRITQISTKMLLPTTLRSRLQEVNHFWDCLQKEAETIYQTLKSKVQQREEFDTDQDDLKLSLTEMDMELSSVEYIYHGNSTEKIQQLKAFQEDVWNNMKRVEVLLERGDQLIYETDPQDAMALEEEMTELGSYCQEIFIRLSRLQKRLVSTKLVFEDDVLDSGFEHVSSGSSDVFLDLDFEDEAVPCLPIVPPAKACFAIDLEWDPTGDVGSSGSHDEISKSTPLKLSRRHKCSESSISTDSGVTNSKHRSQEDLLPVEEDLPAFIVTGGTVISEGFRRPKIDIQVQTIDNRVLCNDLPSLESGQLEVASYCGG; encoded by the exons ATGgcccaaaataacattgtttctAGCGCCAATGTTGCCTATTCATGTACCCTTACTTCCAGCACTTCCAATACACCAGCTGGGGAAATTGACCATGCATCATATATGTTTGTAACGGAAAACATGGGCACTTCTCCAGTTCCAAACAATCCTAGCTGTTCTAGAATGTCTCCATCCTTTTTCTCACCTTCTGAACGTTTGAAAACTTCTTTTGAGACTTCCTTTGATTCCCCAAATTATGTCACTCCTCCTAGCAATCATATTTTTCCTACACAAATTAGTTCTACTGCAGATTCTGCAATCATGCAAATATGTGGTGATCTCCCAGATAGTTACTTAACTCCAGCCTCCCATCTGAACCTTCATTTTCAAGAGCCGCTTGAACCAGACATGGTTTCTTCCTGTTCTGACATATCCGACACCATTAGCAACAGACATTTGTCTTCTTTTTGGACCAAACTCGAAAACTGGCCCCTTGATTGTAATTGCTCCCCAAGAAAGTCTGACAACCGAATGGGAATGGACGTTAAATGTGAAATATGCAGTGGATCCGTGGAAAACAAGGTCCG TATGCATCAGGACAAACAACTGTGTGAACAATTCCTGGACTCCCTCTCACGGATGGAGGATTGGCTGAAGATCACACAGATGGTGGCCTCTCTTCAGAATCCTTCTCGAACCCTTCACAATGATGCCAAACTGGCATTAAGAAAATATGAG GATCTCCTCAAGGAAATTCGAGAGAAATTACTAGACCTGGAAACACTGAACAGGAAATATTGGAGAATCACACAGATTTCTACCAAAATGTTGCTTCCAACTACACTTCGAAGTAGACTGCAGGAGGTCAACCACTTCTGGGACTGTTTGCAGAAGGAGGCAGAGACCATCTATCAGACTTTGAAG TCCAAGGTCCAGCAAAGAGAGGAGTTTGATACAGATCAGGATGATCTGAAGCTGAGTCTGACTGAGATGGACATGGAACTTTCTAGTGTAGAGTATATCTACCATGGTAACTCAACTGAGAAAATCCAACAACTCAAG GCCTTCCAGGAAGATGTGTGGAATAACATGAAGCGTGTAGAGGTTCTCTTAGAGCGTGGAGATCAGCTCATATATGAAACCGATCCGCAAGATGCAATGGCCTTAGAGGAGGAGATGACAGAGCTGGGCTCCTACTGCCAGGAGATATTCATCCGCCTCTCTCGACTGCAGAAACGGCTTGTAAGCACCAAGCTG GTCTTTGAAGATGACGTTCTCGATAGTGGCTTTGAACATGTATCATCTGGGTCATCTGATGTGTTCTTGGACCTTGACTTTGAAGATGAGGCAGTTCCTTGTCTACCTATTGTTCCCCCTGCCAAAGCATGCTTTGCTATTGATCTAGAATGGGACCCAACAGGGGATGTTGGTAGCTCAGGGTCTCATGATGAGATCTCAAAATCTA CCCCACTAAAATTATCACGGAGGCATAAATGCTCTGAGAGTAGCATCAGTACTGACTCCGGGGTCACCAATTCCAAACATAGGAGCCAAGAAGACCTGTTGCCAGTGGAAGAAGATTTACCTGCCTTCATTGTTACTGGAGGCACGGTTATCTCAGAGGGATTTCGAAGACCTAAGATTGACATCCAAGTTCAAACAATAGATAACAGA GTTCTGTGCAATGATCTGCCAAGTTTGGAATCAGGACAGTTGGAAGTCGCCTCCTATTGTG GAGGTTAA